The proteins below are encoded in one region of Mangifera indica cultivar Alphonso unplaced genomic scaffold, CATAS_Mindica_2.1 Un_0004, whole genome shotgun sequence:
- the LOC123205399 gene encoding pectinesterase inhibitor 7-like: MNKNTSRPLFLLPLLLLFNLRLVSALNLNAMSSVDFIPSPSPGSQPLTNGSDFIRSSCKCTTYSDLCYDTLKPYSRSVNGDLAKLSIVAIGVSLEKVKTMASYLANLSRDADHKYDPRMAQSLQLCLDLIGGDDGAVDDIQRSLKQMRELGAAGSSKERLRYLLFNVENWITGASINHSGCQDSFDDVADGPLKEDVIARAEYVKKFTTIALGLVECYSDKVTS; the protein is encoded by the coding sequence ATGAACAAAAACACTTCACGTCCTCTTTTCCTTCTCCCTCTTCTCCTTTTATTTAACCTCCGTTTAGTCTCAGCCCTTAATCTCAACGCAATGTCATCCGTTGATTTCATCCCCAGCCCCAGCCCCGGCTCCCAACCACTAACCAACGGTTCAGATTTCATCCGCTCCAGCTGCAAATGCACTACCTACTCCGACCTCTGCTACGACACCTTGAAACCCTACTCTAGATCCGTCAACGGGGACCTAGCAAAGCTGTCCATTGTCGCCATCGGCGTCAGCTTGGAGAAGGTGAAAACGATGGCTTCCTACTTGGCCAACCTCAGCCGCGATGCTGACCACAAGTACGATCCCAGAATGGCACAGTCTCTCCAACTCTGTCTCGATTTAATTGGTGGAGATGATGGCGCTGTGGACGATATCCAGAGATCGCTGAAACAGATGCGCGAACTGGGCGCGGCCGGGAGCTCCAAGGAAAGGCTCCGGTATTTGTTGTTTAATGTGGAGAATTGGATTACCGGTGCGTCCATTAATCATTCTGGTTGTCAGGACAGCTTCGATGATGTGGCGGATGGACCGCTGAAGGAGGATGTCATCGCTAGGGCTGAGTATGTGAAAAAATTTACTACCATTGCACTTGGTTTGGTTGAATGTTACAGTGACAAAGTAACAAGTTGA